CAAGGACCTGCGGCGCGCGCGCAACGCGGCCACCAACATCATCCCGACCTCGACCGGCGCCGCCAAGGCCGTCGCCAAGGTGTTGCCGCAGTACAAGGGCATCTTCGACGGTTCGTCGCTGCGGGTGCCGACGGCCACCGGCTCGATCTCGGACGTCACGGCGCTGCTCAAGCGCGAGGCGAGCGTCGACGAGGTCAACGGCGCCCTCGCCGCCGCCGCCGCCGGCCCCCTGGCAGGCATCGTCCGCTACACCACCGACCCGATCGTGTCGGCCGACATCGTCGGCGACCCGCACTCCGGCATCGTCGACAGCCTCCTCACCAAGTGCCAGGGTCGGCTCGTCAAGGTGTTCGTCTGGTACGACAACGAGTGGGGCTACTCCAACCGCATGGTCGACGTGCTCCAGCTCATGGGCAAGGGTTTCTGAGGGGTAGCGGCGTGCCGCGCGGGGTCGACGACCTGGACGTGGCGGGCAAGCGCGTCCTCTTGCGGGTGGATTTCAACGTGCCCGTTCTGGCGGGCGGCGCCGTCGCCGACGACACGCGGATCCGCGCCGCCCTGCCCACCATCCGGTCGCTACTCGACAGGGGCGCCACGCTCGTCATCGTCTCGCACTTCGGCCGGCCGAAGGGGCGCACCGACGACCGCTACCGACTGGCCAAGGTGGCGGAGCGGTTGGCTCAGCTGTTGGGCCGGCCGGTGCGTTACGAGGCGACGTCGGGGCCGGCAAGCGCCGAGCAGCAGGCGTTCGTTGCGGCCGCGCCCGCGGGCAGCGTCACGTTGGTCGAGAACAGCCGCTTCGACGCCCGCGAGGAGGCCAACGACCCCGGCCTGGCGCGGGTCCTCGCCTCGTACGCCGACGTGTACGTTAACGACGCCTTCGGGGCCGCCCACCGCGCGCACGCGACCACGGAGGCGGTGGCGCGTCTCCTGCCCAACGCGGCCGGCCGGCTTCTGACGGCCGAACTCGCCGCCCTGTCGCGGCTGGTAGAGGCGCCCGAGCGGCCGTTCGCGGTCGTGTTGGGCGGGGCCAAGGTCAGCGACAAGCTGGCCGTCATCGAGCGCCTGTTGCGGCTCGCCGACACGGTCGTGATAGGCGGCGCGATGGCCTACACCTTCGTGGCCGCGCAGGGCGGCGCCGTCGGCCGGTCGCTGGTCGAACCGGACATGTATGGCGTGGCCCGCGATGTCATGGAGCAGGCCGAGGCGCGGGGCGTGGCTCTGTTGCTGCCGGCAGACTCCGTGTGCGCGGCCGCCATCCAGGCGGGCGTGGCCACCTCCGTGCACCCGTCGGGCGCCATACCGGCGGACCTCATGGGGCTCGACGTCGGCCCGCGCGCCGTGGCCGCGTTCGAGGCGGCCCTGGCGCCCGCCAAGACCGTCTTCTGGAACGGTCCGCTGGGCGTGTTCGAGACGCCTCCGTTCGATGCCGGCACGCGCGCCGTGGCGCTGGCCATCGCCAGGCTGAACGCCTTCACCGTCGTGGGCGGCGGCGACTCCATCGCGGCCCTCAACGCGGTCGGGGTGGCGGACCGCGTCTCGCACGTGTCGACGGGGGGCGGGGCGTCGCTCGAGTACCTCGAGGGGCGAGCCCTACCGGGCGTCGCCGCCCTCGAGGGGGCGTAGCGGTGTCGTACCGCCCGTTCATCACCCTCGACAAGCAGCGCTTCGGCAAGCCGACCAGCCCGGTCCAGGCCGAGGTCGCCAACGTGGCGGGCGACTACACCTACCTGACGCGCGGCTACTACGCGTCGCTCGACAGCGAACTGGCCGGCAAGGTGGTGATCCCCTCGGCGGCGGAGTCGCTCGACGCCTACGTCGCCGCCATCGCCATGGAGAAGGCGCGGCTGGCCGGGATACCCATCCCCGAGCACGAGATTGTCACGGACCGCTTCCCGGAGCCGCCCATGATGGCCTACCCGCTCAACCCGTTCAGCGTCCGCGGCGAGTTGCTGCTGGACGCCGCGGCGGTGGAGTCGCGCCGCAAGGGCCTCACCTACACGGGCAAGTACGCCGTGTTGGTGCAGCGCCTTCCCGGCGACCACCGCGTCGACGTGCTGCGGTTGGTGCTCGGCACCACCGCGGTGCCGGAGTACCAGGCGTTCGGCGCCAGGCTGTTCGAGGTCTTCCGGCTGCCGCTCATGCGGGTGCGCGTGATCGTGACGCCCAAGGAGTACCAGTTGTCGGCAATCGAGCCGCTGCCGTTCAAGGACCTCGACGACGCCGAGCGCGGCGTGCTGGAAGGGATGGGCACGTGGCGCGCCTAGCCATCTTCACGGAGCGCTACACCATCCGCTCGTCCGTCGAGCTGACGGCGCTCACGAACTTCCGCCTGGCGGCCTTCGAGCTGGGGCACGAGCTGGACTTCCTCTTCAAGCACGAGCTCAAGTACCTGAAGAACTACGACGGCATCTTCATCAGGGCGCTCACCGACCCGCTCAACGCGTCCTACGTGGTCGCGCGCCAGGCGGAGCTACTCGGCAAGCGCGTGCTGGACCACTCGAGCGCCATCCTCATCTGTTGCGACAAGGTCAACATGTACGCGCGCCTCATGGCGCAGGGGGTGCAGGTCCCGGAGACGCGCTTCCTGGAGGAGGCCGACCTGACGGCCATGACGGCGGCGCGACTGTTCGAGGAGCTCGGCACCCCGCTCGTCGTCAAGGCGCCCAACTCGAGCTTCAGCGCCTACGTCGACAAGGTCGCCACCCCCGACGCGTTCGTCAAGGTCGGCAAGCGCTTCCTGCGACGCGCCGACCGGGTGGTGGTGCAACAGTACATCCCGAGCGACTTCGACTGGCGCGTCATCACCCTGGACGGGCGCGTGCTGGCGGTGGTCAAGTACGCCTTCGCTCCGGCGCAGTGGAAGCTGATGGACCGCTCCGACTCGGGCGAGTGGGCGCGGACCGTGGCGACGCACCGCGACGAGGCCAACCCGAAGCTGGTGTCGACCGCCCTCGCCGCCGCCAACGCCATCGGCACGAGCCTGTACGGCATCGACCTGAAGGAGATCGACGGCGAGTTCTACGTGATCGAGGTCAACGACAACCCGACCATCGCGGCCGGCGACGAGGACCAGGCGAACCCCGAGATCTACGGCGAGATCATCAGCTACCTGGCTGGTGATGCCTGAGCTTCCCCCACCTCTCGAGCACGACCATCGCGCGGTGGCGCGCCCTGCCCCACCGGCTGACCTTGTCGAAGAAGTCGCGCTTGATGGGTAGGTGAACGGCGTCGGCCCGGCTCGTGCCGTCCGGCACGAGCGGGTCGTGCAGGTAGAGGTGGTCGTCGTCGAAGCCGGTCACCGCCACCCAGTGCGGGACGCGCTCGTCGTAGAGCCGGTAGCCGGACAGCAGCACGAGCGGCACCGCGCCCCGCGCCAGGGCGTCCGCGACGTCCTGATGCCCGAAGTCGCGCAGCTCGACCTTCCCGCCCAGCGCCCGCAGCTCCCGCTCGAAGGTCGTGTGCGCGATGCGCACGACCTCCTTCTTCTCGCCGCGCACGTTGTCCTCGAACGGCACGCCCGCCTGAGACGTGACGACCACCGCCTGGAAGCCGCGCCTCAGCGCCGCTACGGCCAGGCCGTGGGCGCTGCAGCCGCCGTGCCCCGACAGCATGAACACGGTCGTCGCCTCGCGCCAGAGGGCCAGCTCGAGCCACCGCTCCGGCGGCACGGGGTAACCGTGGAAACGCATCGCCATGATGAGCGCGGCGGGCCCACAGGTGAAGTCGAGCGTCTGCGGGTAGTACGGGACGCCGAGGACCGTGGCGCTGCCGCTGACGAAGCGCTTGTACATGCGCAGGGCGCTGGAGTGGTCCTCGTAGTAGTCGGCCGTGCTGCCCCTGACCTTGTAGCCCGCCGCCTGGTAGAGGGAGATGGCGGCGGCGTTGTCCTCGCGCACCTCCAGGCGCATGACGATGGCGCCGCGCTCGCGCGCGCCCTCCTCGGCGGCGGCCAACAGCTGCCGCGCCACGCCGCGCCCGCGGTGAGCCGGGTTGACGATCATCGAGTAGAGCCGGGCCGCCTCGAAGCCGCGCCTGAAGAGCACGATGGCGTCGCCCACCACCCTCCCGTCGACCTCGCTCACCCACACGTCGGTGCTGTCGCGCCCTAGGAGGCGCGCGAGCGACGCGCGCGACAGGCGGTCGCCCGGGAACCCGGCCTCGAGCTCGAGCAGCGCATCGAGGTCGGGCCTCCCGGCGCGCCGCACGACCACGCCGCTCGCCCGCACCTCCGTCACGGCGGTCACGAGGTCAGTAGCTCCGTCACCGCCTCCCGCATGGCGGGCGCCACAGCGGCAACGTCGCCGACGATGCCGTAATCGGCGACCTTGAAGATGGGCGCGTCCGCGTCCTTGTTGACGGCGACGATGACCTTCGAGCGGTTCATCCCGGAGAGGTGCTGCACCGCTCCCGAGATACCGAGCGCGATGTAGAGGTCGGGGCTGACGCTCTTACCCGTCTGACCGACCTGCTCGTCGTACGGGCGCCAGCCGGCGTCCACCACGGCGCGCGTGGCGGCCACCCCCGCGCCGAGCGCCGTGGCCAGCGAGGTCACGTCGCGCTCGAACGCCTCGGGGCTGCCGAGGCCGCGCCCGCCCGCCACGACCACCTTGGCCTCCTCGAGGGGGACCCGCCCGCCCACCGCGGCGGCGCGAGCGCCGACCTGCACCCGCCCGTCTCCCGGCGCGGCGGCGGGCGCGAACTCGACCACGCTACCGGCAGCGCCCGTCTCGGCGGGCTTGAACACGTTGGGCTTCACGGTGACGACGCAGGCGCCGGCGCCCGCCGTCCTCACGGTCTCCGTGACGCGCGCGAGGTAGCTCAGGCGCCTCGCCTCGAGGCCGGCGCCGGCGCGTTCGAGGTGGGTGACGTCCTCGAGCAGGGCAGCGCCGAGCCTGACGGCCACCCGCGGCGCCACGCTCTGGCCGAAGCGGTTCGCCGCCAGGAGCACCAGCCGGGCGCCGAGGGCGGTGGCGAGCTCGGTGACGGCCGTGGTCGCCGGCTCGGCCGTGAGCGGGCCGGCCGTGGCGACGTGGTGGACGTGGGGGACGTGCTTAGCCAGCGCGTCGGCGGCCTCGCGGGGGCCGAACACGAGCGCGTGGAGCCCGTCCTCCGCGCCAACGCCTCGCGCCACGGTCACGAGTTCGAGGGCGCTACGCTGAAGGCGCCCGTCGGGCGCGCTCGTCACCAACAGGGTCGGGTTCATCTCATCGGCTCCCGTCACAACACCTTGGCCTCGTCGCGCAGCAGGCGGACGAGCTCCTTGGCGGCGGTGGCGGCGTCGCCACCGATCATCTTGCCCAGTCTGTCGCGCGACTGGATCTCCTGAGCGACGACCACCGTCAGGGGGGCGTCGACCCCGAACTCGTCGGGGCCGCGCTTCGTCAGCTCCTTGCGCTTGGCCTTCATGATGTTGGGCAGGGTGGGGTAACGCGGCTCGTTCAGGCCCTGCTGCGTCGTGACCACTGCCGGAAGCGGCAGGGTCAGGTCCTCGTGGCCGTCGTCGGTGTCGTGCGTCACGCGCAGCGTGCGGCCCTCTAGCTCGAGCGCGGTCGTCCAGTCGGAGTGCGGCCAACCGAGCGCCTCCGCGAGGGCGGGCCCGAGCGCGGCGCTGTCCCAGTCGGCCTGCTTGCCGCCGACGAACACCAGCTCCGCCCCCTCCGCGCGTACGAGTTCGGCGAGGGCGCGGGCCTCCGTGATCGGGTCGAGGGCGGCGTCCGTCTCGACGTGCACCGCCCTGTCGGCACCCAGGGCGAGCGCGGTGCGAAGCGCCTCCTCGAAGCGCGCCGGCCCCAACGCGGCCGCCGTGATCTCGATGTCGTGGCCGGCCTCGCGCAGGCGGATGGCCTCCTCCACGCCGTACTCGTCCATGCCGTCGATCACGAACGTCACGCCGCTCAGGTCCACGCCGCCGCCGGCCGCGCGGATGCGCGCCTCCGCGTCGGGCACCTGCCTGATGATGGTCATCACCTTCACTACCTGCACCTCCAGGGCGCCGCGCGGCGGCGCCGGTGTACTTCTCGCTCCCGGCCGCGGCCGTGGCCGCGGCCCCGCTAGTGCGGCCGACGGCCCGGCCAACGCCTCATTCTAGGACGTGGCGCGCGATCACCAACCGTTGGATCTCGTTGGTCCCCTCGTAGATCTGGTTCAGCTTCACGTCGCGCATGAGCTTCTCCACCGGGAACTCGTCCATGTACCCGTAGCCGCCGAAGATGTTGATGGCTTCCTGCGCCCCCGCGAAGGCGGCGTCGGACGCGTACGCCTTGGCGATGGCGGCCGCCTCGGCGTGCGGCCGGCCCGTGTCGGCGAGCCAGGCGGCGTGGTACGTCTGCCACCGCGCCGTCTCCAAGGCGATCTTCATGTCGGCCAGCTTGAACTGGATCGCCTGGAAGCGCGCGATCTTGCCCCCGAACGCCTCGCGCTCGAGCGCGTAGGCGCGCGCCTCGTCCAGCGCCCGCCGCAACACCCCGACGGAGCCCGCGGCGACCGGCACCCTGGTGCGATCGAGGGTCCGCATGGCGATCTTGAACCCCTCCCCCACCTCGCCGAGCAGGTTGGCGCGCGGCACGCGCACGCCGTCCAGCACGAGCTCGTAGGTCGGGCTCGCGCGCTGGCCGAGCTTGCCGTGGAGCTTGTTGGCACCGAACCCGGGTCGGTCCGTCTCCACCACGACCGCGACCGTGCCCCTGTGCCTCAGCGCCGGGTCGACGGTCGCGAACACCACGTTGAAGTCGGCGACGCCCCCGTTGGAGATCCACGTCTTCGTGCCCGTGAGCACGATCTCGTCGCCGACCAACTCCGCGCGGGTGGCGAGGCCGGCCGCGTCGGAGCCGTTGTTCGGCTCCGACAGCGCGAACGCCGCCAGGCGGGGACCGGCAGCGAGCGGCCCCAGAAACCGCTCTTGCTGCTCGGGCGTGCCCGCCAGCAGCAGCGGCGTGATGCCGAGCTCGGAGGCCATGAGCACCGTGTAGATGCCCATGCAGCCGTAGCCGAACTCCTCGCCGATGATGGCCTCGTCCAGGAGGCCGAGTCCCAGGCCCCCGACCGCCGCCGGCACGCCCACGTTGAGGAGCCCGACCTCGAACGCCGCCGCGACGACCTCGGCGGGGTAGCTGGCCTCGCGGTCGTGGCGAGCCGCCACGGGCATCACCGCGTCCCTGACGAAGTCGCGCGCCAGGCGTTGGAACTGTTTCTGCTCGTCGCTCAGCTCGAAACCGATCAAGGTGCGCTCCTCTGCGGGCTCAACGCTCCAGCTCCCGGTAGATCTGCCGGTGGATGACCATGCGCTGGATCTCGCTAGTGCCCTCGTAGATCTCGGTCACGCGAGCGTCACGGAAGTAGCGCTCGACCGGGTAGTCCTTCGTGTAGCCGTACGCGCCGAGGACCTGGACGGCGGCGTGCGTCACCCGGTTGGCAGTCTCGGAGGCGAACAGCTTGGCCATCGCCGCCTCGCGCGTCGTGCGCTTCCCCTGGTCCTTCAACCAGGCGGCGCGGTGCGTCAGGAGGCGCGCCGCCTCGATCCCGAGGAGCATGTCGGCCAGCTTGAACCCGACCGCCTGGTGCTCGTGGATGGCCTGCCCGAACGACGTCCGCGTGAGCGCGTAGTCGCGGGCCGCCTCGTACGCCGCGCGGGCGATGCCGACCGACAGGGCGGCGATGCCGATGCGGCCACCGTCGAGGCCCGCCATGGCCAGCACGAACCCCTGCCCCACCTGACCGAGCACGAGCCCGTCGGGCACGTAGCAGTCCTCGAGCGTGACGGTCGTCGTCAGGGCCGCGTGCTGTCCGAGCTTCTCCTCCGGTTTGCCGAAGCTCAGCCCGGGGGTGTCCTTCTCCACCAGGAAGCACGTCACGCCGCGTGCCCCCGCCGCGGGGTCGGTCTTCGCGAGCACCAGGTAGAGCTGCGCCTCGCCGCCCGAGGTGATCCAGGCCTTGGTGCCGTTGAGCAGCCAGCCGCCCGCGTGGCGCGTTGCCCGCGACTCCATGGCGGCGGCGTCGGAGCCGCTGTTCGGCTCAGTCAGGCAGAACGCGCCGACCCACTCCCCGCTGGCCAGCCGCGGCAGGTAGCGCTGCCTCTGCTCCTCGTTGCCGTGCTTCAGGAGCAGAGACTGCGGCAGCCCGTTGGTGACGCTCATGATGGTGGCGTGGGAGGCGTCCACCGCCGCGATCTCCTCGAGCAGGACCACGTACTCGAGGTTGCCGAGCCCCGCGCCACCGTACTCGGGCGGCGTGAGCGTGCCGAGCAGCCCCAGTTCGCCCATCTTCCTGAGGGTCGGCCACGGGAAGCGCGGCTCGCGGTCGAGCGCGCCGGCCACGGCGAGGATCTCGCGGCGCGCGAACTCCCGCACCGTGCGCTGCATGCTCAAGAGGTCTTCAGGCAGCGAGAAGTCCACGCTCGTCGTCTCCTACGGCAGGTCGCCCGACGCGAGTATACCGGCGGCGACGCCCCCGCCCCTCACGCCCTAGACTGAGTACATGAACGCCAAGGAGCTGCTCCTCAAGGTCCCCGAGGCGGTGAAGGTCGACCCGGCCGCCCCACGCTCCGTCGTGCAGTACGACATCTCCGAGCCCGTCTACCACGTGATCGAGAACGGCGCGGTCAGCGCCCACGTGGGCACCGCCGCCGCCGCCGACGTCACCATCAAGGTGGGCGACGACGACCTCATGCGGCTGTTCGAGGGGAGGTTGAACCCCATGACGGCGATGTTCACCGGGAAGCTGAAGGTGCGCGGCAACGTCGGCCTGGCGCAGCGCCTCCTCGGCATGGTCGACAGGGAGCAGCTGGAGGCGGCGCGGGCGCGGCTCCAGGAGGACGCCTGAGGTCCCCCGCGGTCACCGGTAGTGGCTGACCTCGTGACCGACGTACCTCCCGGCCTGGTACACGAACCGGGCCGAGAAGTGCCCCGGCCGGTCCAGCCACGGCAGGAAGTGCCTGTCGCCCTCCCATAGGTGCAGCTCGGCGAGCCGGTCGCTCCTGACCCAGAAGAGCTCGCCCTCGCTCGAGTTGCGCGGCCGACCCTCGAACGAGGTCACGACGTAGACGAACGTGTAGACGTCGGGCTGGTCGCCGTCGGCAGGGAACGTGATCACGCCCTTGAGTTCGGCGGCGAGCACCGTCAGGCCCGACTCCTCGGCCACCTCCCGGCGCATGCACTGCTCGGGCGACTCGCCGGGCTCCACCTTGCCGCCCAGGCCGTTCCACTTGCCGCGCCCCGGGTCGTGCCGAGGACCGCGGCGCAACATCAGCGTCTCGTCGCCCCGTCGCAGGTAGGCGAGCGTCGTGAGCCGCGGCGCGGCCGCCGTCACCCGGCCGCCTCGGTCAGCCGCTCCAGCTCGCGCAGCAGCTCGTCGCGCACCGCCGGGGCGTCCTCGAGGAGGTCGCCGCGGTGGCGGCGCACCCTCACGAAGGCGGCGGGGCCGGCACCGCGCTGCGCCAGCCAGCGGGCGACGAACCTGCCCGCGCCCAGTTGCGCCGCCGTCCCGACGCCGGGCGTTGGCGCCGTCAGGACCACGCGCTCGCGCGCGCCCGCCTCCGACTCGAGCACCAACAGCACCTCGAACCTCCCACCCTTGGGCGTCAGGAACACCTGCTCGAGGCGGTCGGCCCTCACGTCGCCGGCTAGTCGCTGCTGGTGGTGCCCGCCGCGGCGTCGAGACCGAACGCCGTGTGAACGGCCTCGAGGGCGGCCTGGGCGTGCTCGGCGGGGATGAG
This genomic stretch from Trueperaceae bacterium harbors:
- a CDS encoding 8-oxo-dGTP diphosphatase, with translation MTAAAPRLTTLAYLRRGDETLMLRRGPRHDPGRGKWNGLGGKVEPGESPEQCMRREVAEESGLTVLAAELKGVITFPADGDQPDVYTFVYVVTSFEGRPRNSSEGELFWVRSDRLAELHLWEGDRHFLPWLDRPGHFSARFVYQAGRYVGHEVSHYR
- a CDS encoding RimK family alpha-L-glutamate ligase, whose translation is MARLAIFTERYTIRSSVELTALTNFRLAAFELGHELDFLFKHELKYLKNYDGIFIRALTDPLNASYVVARQAELLGKRVLDHSSAILICCDKVNMYARLMAQGVQVPETRFLEEADLTAMTAARLFEELGTPLVVKAPNSSFSAYVDKVATPDAFVKVGKRFLRRADRVVVQQYIPSDFDWRVITLDGRVLAVVKYAFAPAQWKLMDRSDSGEWARTVATHRDEANPKLVSTALAAANAIGTSLYGIDLKEIDGEFYVIEVNDNPTIAAGDEDQANPEIYGEIISYLAGDA
- a CDS encoding acyl-CoA dehydrogenase family protein, producing MQRTVREFARREILAVAGALDREPRFPWPTLRKMGELGLLGTLTPPEYGGAGLGNLEYVVLLEEIAAVDASHATIMSVTNGLPQSLLLKHGNEEQRQRYLPRLASGEWVGAFCLTEPNSGSDAAAMESRATRHAGGWLLNGTKAWITSGGEAQLYLVLAKTDPAAGARGVTCFLVEKDTPGLSFGKPEEKLGQHAALTTTVTLEDCYVPDGLVLGQVGQGFVLAMAGLDGGRIGIAALSVGIARAAYEAARDYALTRTSFGQAIHEHQAVGFKLADMLLGIEAARLLTHRAAWLKDQGKRTTREAAMAKLFASETANRVTHAAVQVLGAYGYTKDYPVERYFRDARVTEIYEGTSEIQRMVIHRQIYRELER
- a CDS encoding acyl-CoA dehydrogenase family protein, producing MIGFELSDEQKQFQRLARDFVRDAVMPVAARHDREASYPAEVVAAAFEVGLLNVGVPAAVGGLGLGLLDEAIIGEEFGYGCMGIYTVLMASELGITPLLLAGTPEQQERFLGPLAAGPRLAAFALSEPNNGSDAAGLATRAELVGDEIVLTGTKTWISNGGVADFNVVFATVDPALRHRGTVAVVVETDRPGFGANKLHGKLGQRASPTYELVLDGVRVPRANLLGEVGEGFKIAMRTLDRTRVPVAAGSVGVLRRALDEARAYALEREAFGGKIARFQAIQFKLADMKIALETARWQTYHAAWLADTGRPHAEAAAIAKAYASDAAFAGAQEAINIFGGYGYMDEFPVEKLMRDVKLNQIYEGTNEIQRLVIARHVLE
- a CDS encoding phosphoglycerate kinase encodes the protein MPRGVDDLDVAGKRVLLRVDFNVPVLAGGAVADDTRIRAALPTIRSLLDRGATLVIVSHFGRPKGRTDDRYRLAKVAERLAQLLGRPVRYEATSGPASAEQQAFVAAAPAGSVTLVENSRFDAREEANDPGLARVLASYADVYVNDAFGAAHRAHATTEAVARLLPNAAGRLLTAELAALSRLVEAPERPFAVVLGGAKVSDKLAVIERLLRLADTVVIGGAMAYTFVAAQGGAVGRSLVEPDMYGVARDVMEQAEARGVALLLPADSVCAAAIQAGVATSVHPSGAIPADLMGLDVGPRAVAAFEAALAPAKTVFWNGPLGVFETPPFDAGTRAVALAIARLNAFTVVGGGDSIAALNAVGVADRVSHVSTGGGASLEYLEGRALPGVAALEGA
- a CDS encoding electron transfer flavoprotein subunit alpha/FixB family protein, with protein sequence MNPTLLVTSAPDGRLQRSALELVTVARGVGAEDGLHALVFGPREAADALAKHVPHVHHVATAGPLTAEPATTAVTELATALGARLVLLAANRFGQSVAPRVAVRLGAALLEDVTHLERAGAGLEARRLSYLARVTETVRTAGAGACVVTVKPNVFKPAETGAAGSVVEFAPAAAPGDGRVQVGARAAAVGGRVPLEEAKVVVAGGRGLGSPEAFERDVTSLATALGAGVAATRAVVDAGWRPYDEQVGQTGKSVSPDLYIALGISGAVQHLSGMNRSKVIVAVNKDADAPIFKVADYGIVGDVAAVAPAMREAVTELLTS
- a CDS encoding RimK-like ATPgrasp N-terminal domain-containing protein, whose amino-acid sequence is MSYRPFITLDKQRFGKPTSPVQAEVANVAGDYTYLTRGYYASLDSELAGKVVIPSAAESLDAYVAAIAMEKARLAGIPIPEHEIVTDRFPEPPMMAYPLNPFSVRGELLLDAAAVESRRKGLTYTGKYAVLVQRLPGDHRVDVLRLVLGTTAVPEYQAFGARLFEVFRLPLMRVRVIVTPKEYQLSAIEPLPFKDLDDAERGVLEGMGTWRA
- a CDS encoding electron transfer flavoprotein subunit beta/FixA family protein produces the protein MKVMTIIRQVPDAEARIRAAGGGVDLSGVTFVIDGMDEYGVEEAIRLREAGHDIEITAAALGPARFEEALRTALALGADRAVHVETDAALDPITEARALAELVRAEGAELVFVGGKQADWDSAALGPALAEALGWPHSDWTTALELEGRTLRVTHDTDDGHEDLTLPLPAVVTTQQGLNEPRYPTLPNIMKAKRKELTKRGPDEFGVDAPLTVVVAQEIQSRDRLGKMIGGDAATAAKELVRLLRDEAKVL
- a CDS encoding peptidase C39 family protein produces the protein MVVRRAGRPDLDALLELEAGFPGDRLSRASLARLLGRDSTDVWVSEVDGRVVGDAIVLFRRGFEAARLYSMIVNPAHRGRGVARQLLAAAEEGARERGAIVMRLEVREDNAAAISLYQAAGYKVRGSTADYYEDHSSALRMYKRFVSGSATVLGVPYYPQTLDFTCGPAALIMAMRFHGYPVPPERWLELALWREATTVFMLSGHGGCSAHGLAVAALRRGFQAVVVTSQAGVPFEDNVRGEKKEVVRIAHTTFERELRALGGKVELRDFGHQDVADALARGAVPLVLLSGYRLYDERVPHWVAVTGFDDDHLYLHDPLVPDGTSRADAVHLPIKRDFFDKVSRWGRARHRAMVVLERWGKLRHHQPGS
- a CDS encoding SCP2 sterol-binding domain-containing protein codes for the protein MNAKELLLKVPEAVKVDPAAPRSVVQYDISEPVYHVIENGAVSAHVGTAAAADVTIKVGDDDLMRLFEGRLNPMTAMFTGKLKVRGNVGLAQRLLGMVDREQLEAARARLQEDA